The Lactobacillus sp. CBA3605 genome contains a region encoding:
- a CDS encoding phage tail protein gives MELEELEVLFKANTEQMEAQFARVQPMFDRFMGKVVDSTKAGMTKTEESMDVSKGLTKIQEQLSKLNETASGSFEKVRSTASTGASKIGQATGKMFSGSRIKVKQDLQAMVSDINAKMDQARAAQARMRDLTNRKNTLSTAQKSGTEGVKFDGQIASAQAQLTRYQNQAKALAQSMRREFDAVPSSLKEIAQAMDQNEVKIETYRRQLKSLETSNKDVQESMSTMGRSDRLTKQSSALEKSIMSTRSKMDKLISSNDKLNKSYAYVSDRGTELKSVVGKLNTELGESSVKAGRSSGAFGQLGNSARNAMSRIAGSGKGPSGMFSRIGNSIKSAANRMTSFGNNGSRSMGKAAAGTKKASGAMGGLAQQLKYLPSQLIVFGLLYQGIMKLSQGFASALQTNKQFATSLNQIKVNLLTAFYPIYSYILPAINALMKSLSKATSWLAQFSSALTGMSYSKARQGAQGLYEQTKAMNDTSTASSKAAASVKKANAEITKQNQAQARSTREANAQIRKQNQAQAQSVREANAQIAKANRQGAAQVKAANAQIEAANKRSQQAMEATKKKNQELMQSLMGFDELNVLDKSSSDDDSSYDKKEKEIFTPQDKQASPDSTPTQTAPESTPLQSADDSGTDSGDDGGVNFDTPLGATFNSAADAAKRLKKILGELFDPMQAAWNSKGKAVTDGAKYAWREVERALEDVGKSFMHVWDNGTGKKTVENLLQLLADMLNIIGDVAKAFSQAWEGGGGRGTRLIQTIFNSLNNVLKLIHDIATSFRDAWNGGNLGERIFVNLIKLVTNVVGAIGDIAKAFDRAWTHGNVGTKLIQSILNALNKVIFVLNDVAKAFRNAWNDGTGEKIATNIYKIFTNVFNTIGALAGQFDKAWKHGDVGSSIFKTLLGMVNDMLDALTDITGATVTWASKLNFTPLLESIDGLLKAIRPVVKDVWDGLDWGYKNILLPLSKFTITKLIPAFLDALAAALKVVHSVIQAAKPFFNWIWESFLKPIAKWSGGVVVGALKALAGALKGISSWADKHQTIVKWLIGAIVAMMTIKYTSKAYAGLITDLGKVISNVNDAKGVGSIIKGMFGKITGLDDLKKAVSYTKSLKNIPGLGKVASNLADGWKALKGWSVWSKLAAAGQAIFNAVMDANPIVLVVTAIVALVAGFVLLYKHNKKFREFCNDVWKSITKWFGDSIKWIQKNWGAVIEFIINPISGVATWFLTDTKTGKNILKWASKLPGKAADWAKGVGTKVEGHISDAQKTFKSAGQKIGNWTSGFITGTKKKIGTWASGVGTSVNKKIDDGKKLAQKAGKKVGDWTAEFTDGAHGTIVGIKKWAAGVGSNINKKVDDGKSKAKSAGSKLGSWTAEFTDSARGTITKIHSWASGIGSNINKKVDDGKSKAKDAGSKLGGWVNNFRSGASSKLSSWSKGLGSVTNSGINGAKSLAKNAGSKLGNWVSSFKSGTGKSLSKWAGGLGGKIGGGLSSGYNAVKNGAASIGNAIVGTIGKAVNGVIDGIKWILNHVGASGRAKSMHHWSVPHWSTGGRHPGGPAVVNDQKGHKYREAFKLPNGKTGVFPAVRDMMVNLPKGTQILNASETERKASTMIPRYAGGIGDFDLSDLKNMNLNIPKMDFSLGNIFGSIGSSVSNVADSVADKASEIWDDFKHPERILKTAMKKFVSFSGLSDYPLDVAKSMVDYSVDSAKGWIGSTLKKFSSDAGGSINNPSGSSVNRWRGSVRKGLSANGLSTGNAMIAKVLRQIKTESGGNPSARQPGADPDGDGSGPALGLMQTKRSTFNANAFSGHKQIFNGYDNILAGLHYAKGRYGSALGFLGQGHGYANGGLGNQAGLYPLFENNKPEMVLPLTNIPRSMALIKQALSFMGQNFSNGLQMPDALTQQVDLSSFGSSSTTNTQNVNSGGINELGSNIVNALLQGLQMANTTGMPSSSQPINVNLTLQVGDEKFGNAAIKGINAVNQKNGKNMLKL, from the coding sequence TTGGAATTAGAAGAGCTTGAAGTCCTATTTAAAGCAAATACAGAACAAATGGAGGCACAGTTTGCCAGAGTCCAACCAATGTTTGATCGGTTTATGGGTAAGGTAGTTGATTCCACTAAAGCCGGCATGACCAAAACTGAGGAATCTATGGATGTTAGTAAGGGACTGACAAAGATTCAAGAGCAATTGTCAAAGTTAAATGAAACTGCGAGCGGTTCGTTTGAAAAAGTTCGTAGCACGGCTTCGACTGGCGCTAGCAAGATTGGTCAAGCTACCGGTAAAATGTTTTCTGGTAGTCGAATCAAAGTTAAACAAGATTTACAAGCGATGGTTTCTGATATCAACGCTAAGATGGACCAAGCAAGAGCGGCTCAAGCTCGTATGCGCGACTTAACTAATCGTAAAAACACTTTAAGCACGGCTCAAAAAAGTGGTACCGAGGGTGTTAAGTTCGATGGTCAAATCGCGTCGGCCCAAGCGCAACTGACACGCTATCAGAACCAAGCTAAAGCTTTAGCTCAATCCATGCGACGCGAGTTTGACGCTGTCCCAAGCTCCTTAAAAGAAATCGCCCAAGCCATGGACCAGAACGAAGTCAAAATTGAAACTTATCGGCGCCAATTAAAATCCTTAGAAACGTCTAATAAAGACGTTCAAGAATCTATGAGTACCATGGGTCGCAGTGACCGACTGACTAAGCAAAGCAGCGCTCTCGAAAAAAGTATCATGAGTACGCGTAGCAAGATGGATAAGCTTATCAGTTCCAACGATAAACTAAATAAATCTTATGCGTATGTTTCTGATCGTGGTACCGAACTTAAATCAGTTGTTGGTAAGTTAAATACAGAACTTGGCGAGTCTAGCGTTAAAGCGGGTCGCTCAAGTGGTGCATTCGGTCAATTGGGGAACTCCGCTCGTAACGCTATGAGTAGAATAGCTGGTTCTGGTAAAGGTCCGTCTGGAATGTTTAGCCGTATTGGCAACTCAATCAAGTCAGCTGCAAACCGTATGACTAGTTTTGGTAACAATGGCAGTCGTTCAATGGGTAAAGCGGCAGCTGGTACTAAAAAGGCCAGTGGTGCCATGGGTGGTCTAGCACAACAGCTTAAATATTTACCGTCGCAATTAATCGTGTTCGGGCTACTCTATCAAGGAATTATGAAGTTATCGCAAGGCTTTGCTTCGGCACTCCAAACTAACAAGCAATTTGCAACTAGTCTAAATCAAATCAAGGTTAATTTATTAACGGCGTTTTATCCGATTTATAGCTATATTTTGCCAGCAATTAATGCGTTGATGAAGTCATTATCTAAGGCAACGAGTTGGCTAGCTCAATTTAGCTCGGCTTTGACTGGTATGAGTTACTCCAAAGCACGTCAAGGGGCCCAAGGCCTGTATGAACAGACTAAAGCCATGAATGATACGTCAACAGCTTCTAGTAAGGCAGCAGCTTCAGTAAAAAAAGCCAATGCTGAAATTACTAAGCAAAATCAAGCGCAAGCCCGATCAACCCGGGAAGCCAATGCCCAAATTCGAAAGCAGAATCAGGCACAGGCACAATCAGTTCGCGAGGCCAATGCTCAAATAGCTAAGGCTAATCGGCAGGGAGCTGCGCAAGTTAAAGCGGCTAATGCTCAAATAGAAGCAGCGAATAAGCGTTCACAACAGGCCATGGAAGCCACTAAGAAGAAAAATCAGGAATTGATGCAGTCTTTGATGGGCTTCGATGAACTGAACGTTTTGGATAAGAGTAGCAGTGACGACGACTCGTCCTACGACAAGAAAGAGAAAGAAATCTTCACGCCACAGGATAAGCAAGCTTCACCAGATTCTACTCCGACACAAACTGCACCAGAATCAACGCCGTTACAATCTGCTGATGATTCTGGAACTGATAGTGGTGATGATGGTGGTGTTAATTTTGACACGCCATTAGGTGCAACATTTAACAGTGCTGCCGATGCTGCCAAACGGCTTAAAAAGATATTGGGCGAGCTTTTTGACCCCATGCAAGCCGCATGGAACTCAAAAGGTAAGGCAGTTACTGATGGCGCTAAATACGCATGGCGAGAAGTTGAACGAGCACTTGAAGATGTCGGCAAATCTTTTATGCACGTTTGGGACAATGGTACTGGTAAAAAGACGGTTGAAAACTTGTTGCAACTACTAGCTGACATGTTAAATATTATTGGTGATGTGGCTAAAGCGTTCTCTCAAGCATGGGAGGGCGGTGGTGGCCGAGGAACCCGGTTAATTCAAACAATCTTTAATTCGTTGAATAACGTCCTTAAACTGATTCACGATATTGCAACATCATTTCGAGATGCTTGGAATGGCGGTAATTTAGGTGAACGAATATTTGTTAATCTGATTAAACTGGTTACTAACGTAGTTGGCGCTATTGGTGATATTGCTAAAGCGTTCGACCGTGCATGGACGCATGGCAATGTGGGCACCAAACTAATTCAATCAATTCTTAACGCATTAAACAAAGTTATTTTTGTGTTAAATGACGTTGCAAAGGCGTTTAGGAATGCTTGGAATGATGGAACTGGCGAAAAAATAGCCACTAATATTTATAAGATATTCACTAATGTTTTCAACACAATTGGTGCCTTGGCTGGTCAATTTGATAAGGCTTGGAAGCACGGCGATGTGGGAAGCTCCATCTTTAAGACTCTTCTGGGTATGGTTAATGACATGCTAGATGCCTTAACTGATATAACCGGAGCAACCGTTACTTGGGCCTCTAAGCTAAACTTTACGCCACTATTGGAATCAATCGACGGATTACTAAAAGCTATCCGTCCGGTTGTTAAAGATGTGTGGGATGGCTTAGATTGGGGTTACAAGAATATCCTGTTACCTCTTTCTAAGTTTACAATTACAAAATTAATTCCTGCATTTCTAGATGCGCTTGCAGCAGCACTTAAAGTAGTGCATAGCGTCATTCAGGCGGCTAAGCCGTTTTTTAATTGGATTTGGGAATCTTTCCTAAAGCCGATAGCAAAATGGTCTGGTGGTGTAGTAGTCGGTGCTTTGAAAGCATTAGCTGGCGCCTTGAAGGGCATATCATCATGGGCCGATAAACATCAAACGATTGTTAAGTGGTTGATTGGCGCCATTGTTGCGATGATGACCATTAAGTATACTAGCAAAGCTTATGCTGGCTTAATTACTGATCTTGGCAAAGTGATTTCAAATGTTAATGATGCTAAAGGTGTCGGGTCAATTATTAAAGGCATGTTTGGTAAAATAACTGGACTTGATGATTTAAAGAAAGCCGTTAGTTATACTAAAAGTTTGAAGAATATCCCAGGGTTAGGTAAAGTCGCTTCTAATTTAGCCGATGGCTGGAAAGCTCTTAAAGGTTGGTCGGTTTGGTCTAAGCTAGCTGCCGCAGGTCAAGCAATCTTTAATGCGGTCATGGATGCCAATCCTATAGTATTAGTTGTAACTGCAATCGTGGCTTTGGTGGCCGGCTTTGTACTTTTGTACAAGCATAATAAAAAATTCAGAGAATTTTGTAATGACGTTTGGAAGAGCATTACAAAATGGTTTGGCGACTCGATTAAATGGATTCAAAAAAACTGGGGAGCCGTGATCGAATTTATTATAAATCCAATCTCTGGCGTTGCCACTTGGTTCTTGACTGATACCAAAACAGGCAAAAACATCCTCAAATGGGCATCTAAGTTACCCGGTAAGGCAGCCGATTGGGCCAAAGGCGTTGGCACTAAGGTTGAGGGGCATATTTCGGACGCACAGAAGACCTTCAAATCAGCAGGTCAAAAGATTGGTAACTGGACTTCTGGCTTTATCACTGGAACAAAAAAGAAGATTGGTACTTGGGCATCTGGCGTCGGAACTAGTGTTAATAAGAAGATTGACGATGGCAAGAAGTTGGCTCAAAAGGCTGGTAAAAAGGTTGGTGACTGGACGGCCGAATTTACTGATGGTGCTCATGGAACAATCGTAGGTATTAAGAAATGGGCGGCTGGTGTTGGTAGTAATATCAATAAAAAGGTCGATGACGGCAAAAGTAAAGCTAAGTCTGCGGGCTCCAAGCTTGGGTCATGGACAGCAGAGTTTACAGACAGCGCTCGTGGAACGATTACTAAGATTCATTCTTGGGCATCGGGAATTGGATCCAATATCAACAAAAAAGTTGATGATGGAAAGAGCAAGGCCAAAGACGCTGGTAGTAAGTTAGGTGGCTGGGTCAATAACTTTAGAAGCGGAGCAAGTAGTAAGCTTTCAAGCTGGTCAAAAGGCTTAGGTTCTGTAACCAATTCCGGTATTAACGGTGCTAAGAGTCTTGCTAAAAACGCTGGTTCTAAGTTAGGAAATTGGGTATCTAGTTTTAAATCTGGTACTGGTAAATCCTTATCCAAATGGGCCGGTGGCTTGGGCGGTAAAATTGGTGGTGGCTTATCATCAGGATACAACGCTGTTAAAAATGGCGCTGCATCGATTGGTAACGCCATTGTTGGTACGATTGGCAAGGCAGTCAATGGAGTTATTGATGGGATTAAATGGATTCTGAATCACGTTGGTGCTTCTGGTAGAGCAAAATCAATGCATCATTGGTCTGTGCCACACTGGTCAACTGGTGGTCGCCATCCTGGCGGACCTGCTGTTGTTAATGATCAAAAGGGTCACAAATATCGTGAAGCGTTTAAATTGCCCAATGGTAAAACTGGTGTATTCCCGGCTGTTCGTGACATGATGGTCAATTTGCCAAAAGGAACTCAAATTTTAAATGCTAGCGAGACAGAGCGTAAAGCTTCGACGATGATTCCACGCTATGCTGGTGGGATTGGTGACTTTGATCTGTCTGATTTGAAGAACATGAATTTAAATATTCCTAAGATGGACTTTAGCTTAGGGAATATTTTCGGCAGTATTGGGAGTAGTGTTAGCAATGTTGCTGACAGTGTGGCAGATAAGGCTAGCGAAATTTGGGATGATTTCAAACACCCCGAACGAATCTTGAAGACTGCTATGAAGAAATTTGTTAGTTTCTCTGGCTTGTCAGACTATCCACTAGACGTTGCTAAGAGCATGGTTGACTATAGTGTTGATAGCGCAAAAGGCTGGATTGGCAGCACGCTAAAGAAATTTAGTAGCGATGCTGGTGGTAGTATAAATAATCCAAGCGGTAGCTCAGTTAATCGTTGGCGTGGCTCCGTTCGTAAGGGCTTATCAGCTAATGGATTGAGTACTGGTAATGCGATGATTGCAAAGGTTTTACGCCAAATTAAAACTGAAAGTGGCGGTAATCCGTCGGCAAGGCAACCCGGAGCGGACCCGGATGGAGATGGTAGTGGACCAGCACTTGGTTTGATGCAAACGAAGCGGTCGACTTTTAATGCAAATGCTTTTAGCGGGCATAAACAGATCTTTAACGGTTATGACAATATTTTAGCCGGCTTGCATTATGCTAAGGGACGTTATGGTTCAGCGCTTGGTTTCCTTGGTCAAGGTCATGGCTATGCCAATGGTGGCTTGGGTAATCAAGCGGGACTATATCCACTATTTGAGAATAATAAGCCCGAGATGGTCCTGCCGTTAACTAACATCCCGCGTTCAATGGCATTAATTAAGCAAGCCCTTAGTTTCATGGGGCAGAACTTTAGCAACGGTTTACAAATGCCGGATGCTTTAACACAGCAGGTTGATTTAAGCAGCTTTGGTAGCAGTTCAACTACTAATACGCAGAATGTTAATAGCGGCGGTATCAATGAGCTCGGTTCCAATATTGTCAACGCTTTACTGCAGGGACTACAAATGGCGAACACTACCGGGATGCCATCGAGCTCACAGCCAATTAATGTGAACCTGACGTTACAAGTTGGTGATGAAAAATTCGGTAATGCCGCCATTAAAGGTATTAATGCAGTTAACCAAAAAAATGGTAAAAACATGTTGAAATTATAG
- a CDS encoding DUF6096 family protein: MTVKKATDKFEFGGLQLDLKLTGSSVLNIEKRLGKSMMSLFMSADGGMKLPPLNEMLIVLQGANQTHGITDDKIIKAFDKYYEAGNVPMDLFSVLTDLFQESGFFGKTDSASKTTTESEPTLDSEPANTDSKL, translated from the coding sequence ATGACTGTAAAAAAAGCAACTGATAAATTTGAATTTGGTGGGCTACAGCTTGACTTAAAGCTAACAGGTAGCAGTGTTTTGAATATTGAAAAACGTTTGGGTAAGTCGATGATGTCACTGTTTATGAGTGCGGATGGCGGGATGAAGTTACCACCTTTGAATGAAATGTTAATTGTATTACAAGGGGCTAATCAAACTCATGGTATTACTGACGATAAAATCATCAAAGCTTTTGACAAATACTATGAAGCTGGCAACGTCCCAATGGATTTGTTCTCTGTCTTAACCGACTTATTCCAAGAATCTGGTTTTTTCGGCAAGACGGATTCGGCTTCGAAGACAACTACGGAATCGGAACCAACACTAGACAGCGAACCAGCGAACACGGACAGCAAGCTGTAG
- a CDS encoding phage tail tube protein, whose protein sequence is MKKTKLVFDLQRFAADASAGLAATGTKLEMSTDGTKFDVLGGVKTVPDMGADPENIDVTDLSDDKKKSIPGIENTATLAFTFVYKGSNFATVLEHNGDNKQYHWKVTYPDGMTATFVGSYTVKIGNLAVNGALEYTVSIILSDGPNFTAAEAVSAGA, encoded by the coding sequence TTGAAAAAAACGAAACTAGTATTTGATTTACAACGCTTTGCTGCTGATGCAAGTGCTGGATTAGCCGCTACTGGTACCAAATTGGAGATGTCTACGGATGGCACTAAGTTTGACGTATTGGGCGGTGTTAAGACCGTTCCTGATATGGGAGCTGACCCAGAAAATATTGATGTTACTGACTTGTCTGATGACAAAAAGAAGAGCATCCCTGGAATTGAAAATACAGCGACGTTAGCATTCACCTTTGTTTACAAGGGTTCAAACTTTGCAACTGTATTAGAACACAATGGGGACAACAAACAATATCACTGGAAGGTTACTTATCCTGATGGGATGACAGCTACATTTGTTGGTTCTTATACTGTCAAGATTGGGAACTTAGCAGTTAATGGTGCGTTGGAGTATACCGTGTCAATCATCTTATCTGATGGTCCCAACTTTACTGCAGCTGAGGCTGTTTCAGCTGGTGCTTAA
- a CDS encoding phage head-tail connector protein, with translation MAKLSPPDKVGQLAKLYTRLDITADSGEALKVSDMFDDAIQMCLDYTQSKLTNPILIQAKKLAIVMYNGQGTEGEVSRSEGGVSQTFETGIPSNIRVALAPYRVAKTRRF, from the coding sequence ATGGCTAAACTAAGCCCACCTGATAAGGTGGGACAGCTAGCCAAGTTGTATACACGACTTGATATCACGGCTGACTCAGGTGAGGCATTAAAAGTTTCGGATATGTTTGATGATGCAATTCAGATGTGTTTGGATTACACGCAATCAAAACTTACCAACCCTATTTTGATTCAGGCTAAAAAGTTAGCGATAGTTATGTATAACGGGCAAGGGACTGAGGGTGAAGTGTCGCGTTCAGAGGGTGGCGTGTCGCAAACGTTTGAGACGGGCATTCCCAGTAATATTCGAGTAGCATTAGCACCTTATCGGGTAGCTAAGACGAGGCGCTTCTAA
- a CDS encoding conjugal transfer protein: MRVRVKDFPVRYKNKRYLKNEELNIAQDAFNDGLFICLDTKKDDQLVDDDQSETDEE; the protein is encoded by the coding sequence ATGCGGGTACGAGTTAAAGATTTTCCGGTTCGCTATAAGAATAAGCGATATTTGAAGAACGAGGAGCTTAACATTGCGCAAGACGCATTTAACGATGGTCTTTTTATCTGCCTCGATACCAAAAAAGATGACCAACTGGTGGATGATGATCAGAGCGAAACGGATGAAGAATAG
- a CDS encoding major capsid protein, which produces MTKIADLFSQHDLIDFSLDRQYPAMTGDELFPATKVNSLTIDVLDCQNRVPVIASVSAFDSEAEIGNRSAASKAIELALIKRKMQIKEQDLYALLNPRTPAEAAYLKNHVFDDFDVLNQGIFARVEKMAMDVLSDGKTVLADENGKLSVTLDYGVPEAHKEALTGSKTWDGSEADVLNDIYRWCDTLDITPTRALTSRKVYRQITTNAKLLQAVFGTSTRALGQADFDAFMQAQGLPIIRTYDQKYKDAAGKSSRYFPEDRIVLMNDDPLGNKVYGPTPEELAQFNGSAQISSVGNVYDMIYTESHDPIGTWEKASAVALPAFAAVDEVFQAKVLA; this is translated from the coding sequence ATGACAAAAATTGCAGATTTATTTTCACAACATGATTTAATTGATTTTTCGTTGGATCGTCAATATCCAGCAATGACCGGAGACGAATTATTTCCAGCTACTAAGGTGAATTCTTTGACGATTGATGTTTTAGATTGTCAAAATCGAGTACCAGTTATTGCATCTGTTTCAGCGTTTGATTCCGAAGCTGAAATTGGAAACCGCTCAGCGGCAAGTAAAGCAATTGAACTAGCTCTAATTAAGCGGAAGATGCAGATTAAAGAACAAGATTTATATGCCTTACTTAATCCACGGACACCAGCCGAAGCAGCCTATTTAAAGAACCACGTCTTCGATGACTTTGATGTGCTTAACCAAGGTATCTTTGCTCGTGTTGAGAAAATGGCAATGGACGTTTTATCAGATGGTAAGACTGTCTTAGCAGATGAAAATGGCAAGTTGAGTGTAACACTTGACTATGGTGTTCCAGAAGCTCACAAAGAGGCGTTGACTGGCAGCAAAACTTGGGATGGGTCAGAAGCCGATGTGCTAAATGACATTTACCGCTGGTGTGACACGCTAGATATCACGCCGACCAGAGCATTGACTAGTCGCAAGGTTTACCGTCAAATTACGACTAATGCTAAGCTACTACAAGCCGTATTTGGTACTTCAACCCGAGCTTTGGGTCAAGCTGACTTCGATGCTTTCATGCAAGCGCAAGGCCTACCAATCATTCGAACTTATGATCAGAAGTATAAGGATGCTGCAGGTAAATCAAGTCGTTACTTCCCAGAAGACCGGATTGTCCTAATGAATGACGATCCATTGGGGAACAAAGTTTATGGTCCAACCCCAGAAGAATTAGCACAATTTAATGGTTCGGCACAAATTAGTTCTGTTGGGAATGTCTACGATATGATTTATACGGAATCACACGACCCAATTGGTACTTGGGAAAAGGCATCAGCGGTAGCCTTACCAGCCTTTGCTGCAGTTGACGAAGTTTTCCAAGCAAAAGTTTTAGCATAG
- a CDS encoding DUF4355 domain-containing protein, with the protein MKKLLKIKMNLQMFAEGGDGAGGDGDNAADAAADNDNAGQNDSKGGNDEDGKPAAPFKSFANEKEWQSSVDKLIQTAIKTHDEKQASAAEQKKDYDKMSDLEKAQYDRDNLQTKLAEAERHGKIIENRAKMTEQLGADGLPTGLIAMFGESTLAADDGLGEAYKAIKEVFKDNLQKAIDKRITASATTPPTGTSDAKKSEGATVAEQLNGSQQGSSSSLWTTK; encoded by the coding sequence ATGAAGAAGCTACTGAAAATAAAGATGAATTTACAAATGTTTGCCGAAGGTGGCGATGGAGCCGGTGGTGATGGCGACAACGCTGCTGATGCTGCGGCCGATAATGACAATGCTGGTCAAAATGATAGCAAGGGCGGCAACGATGAGGATGGTAAACCAGCCGCACCATTTAAATCGTTTGCCAACGAGAAAGAATGGCAGTCAAGTGTTGACAAGCTAATCCAGACAGCCATTAAGACACATGACGAAAAGCAAGCCAGCGCAGCTGAACAGAAAAAGGACTATGACAAAATGTCAGACCTTGAAAAAGCGCAGTATGATCGTGATAATTTGCAGACTAAGCTAGCCGAAGCAGAACGTCACGGCAAGATTATTGAAAACCGGGCTAAGATGACTGAACAGCTTGGAGCTGATGGCTTGCCTACTGGTCTTATTGCTATGTTTGGTGAAAGCACGCTTGCTGCTGATGATGGGCTTGGAGAAGCCTATAAAGCTATCAAAGAGGTATTTAAGGATAACTTGCAAAAGGCAATTGACAAGCGAATCACGGCCTCGGCGACAACCCCGCCTACTGGCACTAGTGATGCTAAAAAGTCAGAAGGAGCCACAGTAGCTGAACAATTGAATGGTTCACAACAAGGTAGTTCGTCCAGTTTATGGACGACAAAATAA
- a CDS encoding minor capsid protein, with translation MVKERKLNYWQLRAIYNEQHAHDAANDVIPTITRAYIRAQNYLTGEVNQIYRRYFTDGDYTEAEAEQILNTVVSPTELVTLRALADNVSDKESKKQVNKYLSSMAAKGRITRLEELKAKSYIAAKQAASIELDKSTDLYTKVIQDAFDQVNADGLLNNFHKDVEVSKQPNGSRKPEKHIIADSKTGKEITTVDVQPDPAINGFKELSGKYVRAALDTPWYGRNFSQRIWRNTDKLAERVSELFTAQQMSGMRQRDMAKALADEFGASIAQAKTLIRTEANYFHNKTNLDSWKQRGVKQYKLIAVLDMRTSRFCRDIDGEILDVSRAVMGVTFPPFHPNCRTIAVIYLPNSRYKLKRTANDPIDGKLIKLKPDATYTDWEKALVMKHGDHGVSVFKQRAANYRSDKDLYGKMSEFISDEHMPAFDNFQEMKYNDDRDWRNLHVDYLRQHRLKNNPKLSLPNQDNLNLPNAKFEKYLFNLENKRGYEKGKLITKELGFDKTNYSSLQNLITDNVGKYPAVDKGYNGHGELYQQDMIIYNKHNRPINLRVTWINEHGETRMTTALIKEVKHENS, from the coding sequence ATGGTGAAAGAGCGCAAGCTTAATTATTGGCAACTCCGAGCAATTTACAACGAGCAGCATGCACATGATGCGGCTAACGATGTCATTCCGACAATTACACGGGCATATATCCGTGCTCAGAACTATCTGACTGGTGAGGTCAACCAGATTTACCGACGTTACTTTACTGATGGCGATTATACGGAGGCTGAGGCCGAACAGATATTAAACACAGTAGTTAGCCCAACTGAATTAGTCACGTTACGTGCGTTGGCTGATAATGTGAGTGACAAGGAGTCCAAAAAGCAAGTTAACAAATATCTGTCTTCAATGGCTGCCAAAGGACGTATCACACGACTAGAAGAACTGAAGGCTAAGAGTTACATTGCCGCTAAACAAGCTGCTAGTATCGAACTGGATAAGTCCACGGACCTTTATACCAAAGTTATTCAGGATGCGTTTGACCAAGTCAATGCGGATGGCTTGCTTAATAACTTTCATAAAGATGTTGAGGTGTCTAAGCAGCCTAATGGGTCCCGTAAGCCGGAGAAGCATATTATTGCGGATTCCAAAACAGGCAAAGAGATTACTACAGTCGATGTGCAACCTGATCCGGCAATTAATGGATTTAAAGAGCTATCCGGTAAGTATGTAAGGGCTGCACTTGATACACCGTGGTACGGCCGCAACTTTTCACAGCGAATCTGGCGCAATACTGACAAGTTAGCTGAACGAGTAAGTGAGTTGTTTACAGCTCAACAGATGAGCGGTATGCGTCAACGTGACATGGCTAAAGCACTAGCAGATGAATTTGGTGCTAGTATAGCTCAAGCCAAAACATTGATTCGTACTGAAGCTAACTACTTTCACAACAAGACTAATTTGGATAGTTGGAAGCAACGCGGCGTTAAGCAGTATAAGTTGATAGCCGTTTTAGATATGCGAACTTCTAGATTTTGTCGCGATATCGATGGTGAAATATTAGACGTTAGCCGGGCGGTGATGGGAGTAACTTTCCCGCCATTTCACCCTAACTGCCGGACCATTGCTGTTATTTACTTGCCAAACAGTCGGTATAAGTTAAAGCGAACTGCTAACGATCCAATTGATGGTAAGCTAATTAAATTAAAGCCTGATGCTACATACACTGACTGGGAAAAAGCTTTAGTGATGAAGCATGGTGATCATGGGGTTAGTGTGTTTAAGCAAAGAGCTGCTAATTATCGTTCGGATAAAGATTTGTATGGTAAGATGTCCGAGTTTATTAGTGATGAACACATGCCAGCCTTCGATAATTTCCAAGAGATGAAGTATAATGATGATAGAGATTGGCGTAACTTACATGTTGATTACTTACGTCAGCATCGTCTTAAAAATAATCCCAAGTTATCATTACCTAATCAGGATAATTTGAATTTACCTAATGCTAAGTTTGAAAAGTACTTGTTTAATCTGGAAAATAAACGCGGATATGAAAAGGGTAAGTTGATTACTAAGGAACTAGGCTTTGATAAAACAAACTACTCTAGTTTGCAGAACCTTATTACGGACAATGTAGGAAAATACCCAGCAGTAGACAAGGGCTATAACGGGCATGGTGAGTTATATCAACAGGACATGATTATTTATAATAAGCATAATCGTCCGATCAACTTGCGAGTAACTTGGATTAATGAACACGGTGAAACAAGAATGACTACGGCACTTATTAAGGAGGTCAAACATGAAAATTCATGA